The Pseudanabaena sp. FACHB-2040 genomic sequence TCGCATATCGAGTTTTGTGCCGTTGGTATGGTTGCCTTGCCAGTGCCACTCCGACCAACCCAACTCACCCGCGATCGTATGGGTGATTAATTTCGCTTGAAGATCAGGAACTTGAGCGAACAGAGCAGTCCAGTTCTTCCGCACCTGTTCTGCACCGCTGAGGTTTCGCTCCGGATGAACGGGTTGTTCACCTACGAAGTCAGGAGCAAAGCAGTTCACGAACGTATCAATGTCATGAGCATTGATTGCAGCTT encodes the following:
- a CDS encoding nuclear transport factor 2 family protein; amino-acid sequence: MNTKTTSIQNTFSVLLTMEAAINAHDIDTFVNCFAPDFVGEQPVHPERNLSGAEQVRKNWTALFAQVPDLQAKLITHTIAGELGWSEWHWQGNHTNGTKLDMRGVVVVGLRENAIAWARLYMKQLAQVVQADILKAV